A genome region from Myxococcales bacterium includes the following:
- a CDS encoding lactonase family protein, translating into MLRRALLHVCLPLLVLACGTADVPAEGGGPPVEVVADASAVLDASPADASLPARDGAPDGPLDASPPRRAEVAFVGSGDGNVRTYAVDSATGALAPKGVTAVGGDPSYLAFDEGRRLAFVVDSTRNRVHAYSVDPSTGTLTKKNDVASGGTGATHVSLVPSGRYLLVAHYTSGQLSVVPVAADGTLAAPSDVVFAGEKAHYAQMDAARRTVFVPCLGANVVARYTLDEGSGALAALAPVGLPAGAGPRHLAFAPSTPFAFVVNELQSSVTSFGYDAATGGLTLIETRSSLPVDFAGANTGAAIFAHPAGRYVYSSNRGHDSIARFVVEPTGRLTLDGHVSTSGRTPRSFTLAGGGRFAYVANQASGTVWGYTFVPANGELVPMGVAALAEGLGAAKFVGTARFVDP; encoded by the coding sequence ATGCTCAGACGCGCGCTGCTTCACGTGTGCCTCCCTCTGCTCGTGCTCGCGTGTGGAACGGCGGACGTCCCTGCCGAGGGCGGCGGGCCTCCGGTCGAGGTGGTGGCCGACGCCTCTGCCGTGCTCGACGCGTCCCCGGCCGACGCGTCTCTTCCGGCCCGGGATGGCGCGCCCGACGGGCCGCTGGACGCGTCGCCACCTCGTCGCGCCGAGGTCGCCTTCGTGGGCAGCGGTGACGGGAACGTCCGGACCTACGCGGTAGACAGCGCGACCGGGGCGCTGGCTCCGAAGGGGGTCACGGCGGTCGGTGGCGATCCGTCGTACCTGGCGTTCGACGAGGGGCGCCGGCTCGCGTTCGTCGTCGACTCCACCCGCAACCGCGTGCACGCGTATTCGGTAGACCCCAGCACCGGGACGCTCACGAAGAAGAACGACGTCGCCTCGGGCGGCACCGGCGCGACGCATGTCTCGCTGGTCCCAAGCGGCCGCTACCTGCTCGTCGCCCACTACACGAGCGGGCAACTCAGCGTGGTGCCGGTCGCCGCCGACGGCACGCTCGCGGCCCCCTCGGACGTCGTCTTCGCGGGGGAGAAGGCCCACTACGCCCAGATGGACGCCGCGCGGCGCACGGTCTTCGTGCCGTGCCTCGGCGCCAACGTGGTCGCGCGCTACACGCTCGACGAGGGATCGGGGGCGCTCGCGGCGCTTGCCCCGGTGGGCCTCCCCGCGGGCGCGGGGCCGCGTCACCTGGCGTTCGCGCCGAGCACGCCCTTCGCGTTCGTGGTGAACGAGCTCCAGAGCTCCGTGACCTCGTTTGGCTACGATGCGGCGACCGGCGGCCTCACCCTGATCGAGACCAGGTCGTCGCTGCCCGTCGACTTCGCGGGCGCGAACACCGGCGCGGCGATCTTCGCGCACCCCGCCGGTCGATACGTGTACTCGTCGAATCGGGGCCACGACTCGATCGCCCGCTTCGTCGTGGAACCGACGGGGCGGCTGACGCTCGACGGGCACGTTTCTACCTCGGGCCGCACCCCGCGCAGCTTCACGCTCGCGGGCGGGGGTCGCTTCGCGTACGTGGCGAACCAGGCCTCCGGGACCGTGTGGGGCTACACGTTCGTCCCCGCGAACGGTGAGCTCGTGCCGATGGGCGTGGCGGCCCTCGCCGAGGGCCTCGGCGCCGCGAAGTTCGTGGGTACCGCGCGCTTCGTCGACCCGTAG
- the nusG gene encoding transcription termination/antitermination protein NusG, translated as MTKKWYVIQTYSGYENRVRESLQQRIKEFGKEAMFGEILIPTETVQEARASGKPRVRQKNSFPGYIFVEMDMGEEAWHLVKDTAKVTGFIGNQRPQEVKPPQIDDLRKAIVEGTVKPKPRVSFETGDEIRVIDGAFANFMGTVEEVKPDKQKLKVKVSIFGRATPVELDFTQVEKRA; from the coding sequence ATGACTAAGAAGTGGTACGTCATCCAAACCTACTCGGGCTACGAGAACCGCGTCCGTGAGTCGCTCCAGCAGCGCATCAAGGAGTTCGGGAAAGAGGCCATGTTTGGGGAGATCTTGATCCCCACCGAGACCGTGCAGGAGGCCCGCGCCAGCGGCAAGCCGCGCGTTCGGCAGAAGAACAGCTTCCCGGGGTACATCTTCGTCGAGATGGACATGGGCGAAGAGGCCTGGCACCTCGTCAAGGACACCGCGAAGGTCACGGGTTTCATCGGAAACCAGCGCCCGCAAGAGGTGAAGCCGCCGCAAATCGACGACCTCCGCAAGGCGATCGTCGAGGGCACGGTGAAGCCGAAGCCCCGCGTCTCCTTCGAGACCGGCGACGAGATCCGCGTCATCGACGGAGCCTTCGCCAACTTCATGGGCACGGTCGAGGAAGTGAAGCCCGACAAGCAGAAGCTCAAGGTGAAGGTCAGCATCTTCGGTCGCGCCACGCCCGTGGAGCTTGACTTCACTCAGGTCGAGAAGCGCGCGTAA
- the secE gene encoding preprotein translocase subunit SecE — protein sequence MADQELEKNADEAEEESSAGEASTDEADAPGDESGEPAVKVRADVLDPVEEAEIEAALAAQTGNVLGAERFVYAAYLAGAVMAAFVFSKLGHAAWLKLAAWKPEQIGEPRDELVYLAAALVGVGVALHYWRRKDARQYATEVAEELSKVTWPSKKEVQNSTFIVVLTTLFATVFFALMDQFWRFITDKVYGF from the coding sequence ATGGCCGACCAAGAGCTCGAGAAGAATGCCGACGAGGCCGAGGAAGAGTCCTCGGCGGGCGAAGCCTCGACCGACGAGGCGGATGCCCCGGGCGACGAGTCCGGCGAGCCGGCCGTGAAGGTGCGCGCCGACGTGCTCGATCCCGTGGAAGAGGCCGAAATCGAGGCCGCGCTCGCCGCGCAGACCGGCAACGTGCTCGGCGCCGAGCGCTTCGTGTACGCCGCATACCTCGCCGGGGCCGTCATGGCCGCCTTCGTCTTCTCGAAGCTCGGGCACGCGGCCTGGCTCAAGCTCGCGGCGTGGAAGCCCGAGCAAATCGGTGAGCCGCGCGACGAGCTCGTGTATCTCGCCGCGGCGCTCGTGGGGGTCGGCGTAGCCCTCCACTACTGGCGCCGTAAGGACGCGCGCCAGTACGCGACCGAGGTCGCCGAGGAGCTGTCGAAGGTCACCTGGCCAAGCAAGAAGGAAGTCCAGAACTCCACCTTCATCGTCGTGCTGACCACCCTCTTCGCGACGGTGTTCTTCGCGCTGATGGATCAGTTTTGGCGCTTCATCACCGACAAGGTCTACGGCTTTTAG
- the rpmG gene encoding 50S ribosomal protein L33, translating to MGDRIEVSLVCTECEGRNYRTTRRPDQVGQLEKKKFCPSCKRHTVHKETK from the coding sequence ATGGGTGATCGTATCGAGGTCTCCCTGGTCTGCACCGAGTGCGAGGGGCGCAACTACCGCACCACGCGTCGGCCAGACCAGGTCGGGCAGCTCGAGAAGAAGAAATTCTGCCCGAGCTGCAAGCGTCACACGGTCCACAAGGAGACCAAGTAG
- the tuf gene encoding elongation factor Tu: MAKEKFNRSKPHVNVGTIGHIDHGKTTLTASLVKVQSKKGLAKVISYADIAKGGTVRDATKTVTIAASHVEYESATRHYAHVDCPGHADYIKNMITGAAQMDGAILVVSALDSVMPQTREHVLLARQVGLQHIVVALNKCDAVEDEEMLDLVEMEVRELLSKYKFDGDNAKIVRVAAFPALQGEAKWEESIGQLIAALDSDVPEPVRDIDKPFLMAIEDVFSIKGRGTVVTGRVERGIVKTGEDVEIIGFRDTRKTTVTGVEMFRKLLDEGRAGENIGVLLRGIERTDVERGQILAKPGSVTPHKKFLGEVYVLKKEEGGRHTPFFTNYRPQFYMRTTDVTGTCELPEGTKMVMPGDNITMTISLIVPVGLEEQMRFAIREGGRTVGAGIVTKILE, encoded by the coding sequence ATCGCTCGTGAAGGTGCAGAGCAAGAAGGGCCTGGCGAAGGTCATTTCTTATGCCGACATCGCGAAGGGCGGCACGGTCCGCGACGCGACGAAGACCGTGACGATCGCGGCGTCGCACGTGGAGTACGAGTCGGCGACGCGCCACTACGCGCACGTCGACTGCCCCGGGCACGCGGACTACATCAAGAACATGATCACGGGCGCGGCGCAGATGGACGGGGCGATCCTCGTCGTGTCGGCGCTCGACTCGGTCATGCCGCAGACGCGCGAGCACGTGCTCCTGGCGCGCCAGGTGGGTCTGCAGCACATCGTGGTGGCGCTGAACAAGTGCGACGCGGTGGAAGACGAAGAGATGCTCGACCTGGTCGAGATGGAAGTGCGCGAGCTCCTGTCGAAGTACAAGTTCGACGGCGACAACGCGAAGATCGTGCGCGTGGCGGCGTTCCCGGCGCTCCAGGGCGAGGCGAAGTGGGAGGAGTCCATCGGGCAGCTCATCGCGGCGCTCGACTCCGACGTGCCGGAGCCGGTTCGCGACATCGACAAGCCGTTCCTGATGGCGATCGAGGACGTGTTCTCGATCAAGGGCCGCGGCACGGTGGTGACCGGTCGCGTGGAGCGCGGCATCGTGAAGACGGGCGAAGACGTCGAGATCATCGGCTTCCGCGACACGCGCAAGACCACGGTGACGGGCGTGGAGATGTTCCGCAAGCTGCTCGACGAGGGCCGCGCGGGCGAGAACATCGGCGTGCTCCTCCGCGGCATCGAGCGCACGGACGTGGAGCGCGGGCAGATCCTGGCGAAGCCGGGCTCGGTCACGCCGCACAAGAAGTTCCTGGGCGAGGTGTACGTCCTCAAGAAGGAAGAGGGCGGCCGCCACACGCCGTTCTTCACGAACTACCGCCCGCAGTTCTACATGCGGACGACCGACGTGACCGGCACCTGCGAGCTCCCCGAGGGCACGAAGATGGTCATGCCCGGCGACAACATCACGATGACGATCTCGCTCATCGTCCCCGTGGGTCTCGAGGAGCAAATGCGCTTCGCGATCCGCGAGGGCGGGCGCACGGTCGGCGCCGGCATCGTCACCAAGATTCTGGAGTAA